The following DNA comes from Deltaproteobacteria bacterium.
CCGAGAATTTTCACATCCGAGATCATCCGACCCGGGTTGGCCGAGCACTCGACGATCAGGCCCCGGGCGTTGCGCATGCTCACGGTCACGGGGATCCGGAACCGTTCGTCGGCGTTGCGCACTATGGCCCCTCCGGACTTCAAGATCCCGCCCTTGATCGGGTCGTGGTATTCGCCGACGTTTTCATAAACGCTGTAGGAAATTTGCAGCGTATCGCCGGACCAGAACACGAACCCGCCCACGGCGTTCCGGTAGATGGGCATGACTTCGATGAAGTCGCCTTTGGGCTCCAGGGCGAAACGGGCCGAGTAGACGTCCCGTATCGAATCCTTGAAGGCCCGTCCTCTGGTTTGGGTGGATGAATCGCAGCCCAAAACCTTGATGCCCGTCTTGGTCCATCCGGACTGACGGTCGCCTATCCACATGCTTCCCCGAAAAATTTGCCCCTGACCGGTATAGTCGAGCCGACAGCGGACGTCCTTGTGGCGGCCGTGTTTGTGGGACATGGTCACGGCAATGAGCATGTCGTGCAGGGATCGCCACCGGATACCCGACCCTCGATTTCAAGATGATTGCCGTTGTAGCTGATGTTCTGGACCAGGACGTTGTAGCCGTCCACATACTCGGCCGAGGCGGGTGTGGGAATGAGGAGTAGACACAAAACGGCGGCGATCGTCAGGCGGAGCATGCTTCCTCCAGGGCGGGTTGGGATGAAACAAAAGAGGAGGCGACTAGGCCCCCTCCCCTGAAGAGGGTTTATTCATGCCCGGGCAAAGGCGTCAAGGATAGGCGGCTTTTTTCGGCGGCCTGCGAGGTGGTGGACAGCCCAGATAGAATTCGGCCACACCCAAGTTGTGGTCGACGAATTGAAGTTTGAAGACGAGCTGATCGGATTCCGTGACGACTGAGGTGCCCGCTTTGGCGGCGTACGTGGCCCTCAGATTGTCGCTGACCACGAAATCGAACCACATCGGGACCCGCTGCATGGCCGTGAAGCCCTCCCAGATCTGATCGGAAAAATCCGGTCCGCCAAGCGTTGCGTTGTACCACCAGCTGAACTGGGTCTTGAATTCCCCCTGCCGCGCAGTTCGGCCGCTCCTGAAACCCGGCCAAAACCCGCCACCATGACGATGATAACGACAAGCAAGTAAACGCACTCATGGTCCGACTCCTCGGTGAGAAATGACCTTGGAACGTCTCCGACTCCTTCATGCATCCGGATCATCGACGACTCCACCATGCACCCCAAGATCGGGAGAATCAAGGCCCTGTCCGCTTCCAGACCGCATGGATCGGATCGCTCACCCGCCGGTCTCCAGAAAATGGAGATCTTCAAAGAGGCTCCGGTCCTTCCGAACAGAGCCCATGAGCCAAAAATCATGACTCATGGGCAAGTCCCATGCCATGCAACATTCCGGTCGGCTAAGACTTCGGCCAAGATTTCCTCGGCCGGTCCGGACATCGGATAAATTTTTCCCATACGTGATTCCGAGGAGAGTCGCTGGAACATGAGGGTGTCCGTGCCGGCCAGTAACTGCGGCAGATGGGCCCCCTGAAAAAACCATTTTCCCGGGCCAGCTCAGAACTGGCCCGCGAGTAGACCAACGAACACGGCAAACGGGCCAGCAGCTACTGGCAGGGTCATGATGGCGCCCAGAAATGCCAATTGCTGGACCGCGACCATAATGCTCATGCCCGGAGGCGGACGTTCATCGATCCAGTATGCAATCCCATCAGGCCTTAACGGCCCTTTCTGTTCGTTCACCAACACACCTCGACATCCCTGGACAAAGCAGGACTGGAAAATTCAGCCCTTGTCATTTTGATGTGCTACATGCTTCTCAACCGTCTTCGGGACATGACAGCACTGATGCTCAGCATCATCACGGCCATGATGATCATGCCCCATTCGGACAAAGTGGGAATGGGCTGGGCGCCATGGACCCCGATGCCGCCCGGATCAACGATTTCACCATTTTCAAGGCCGTCCTGGTCGCCCTCCCCGCCATCGGTCAGGGTAAGAGTGAACCGGTTATCCCCGTCGTCCAGGCCGGTGACACCTTGATAAGGCGTATAGACGCCGGATGAACACTTGTAAAAAGTCGATCCAACCGGAATATCCGCCGGGGTTGATATGGTCACGGTCACGGTTCCGCCATGAGCTACGTTGTGAATTGTAAAATTCAACAGGCCCCAGGGGAAAAGCGTGTTCGCAGGCACATTCCCTACGGCACTTTGACTGTCGGCATGAATGAAATACGGTCCACCGGTGATCAGACCCTGACAGCCGTTCCCCGGACCTTGAACAAGAGACCATTGATAGGTTCCTTGCGTAACAGCGAACCTTTTATCGGCAATGGAGATGGTTCCCATACGCGGAGCGATGGAATTGTTGGAAGCCAGAGCGTATTCAATCATCCCGCTGCCCGTGCCCAATGTTCCATTGGTCAGAATGATCCAGGTGGAATCGGTCGTGGCCGTCCAAGATGTCCCGGTATCGGCAGTGACCTCGATGCTCTGATCAGCAACAGCATCCGGGGCATGAACTCTTTCTTGTGGAAAAATGACCACGACCGATGTGCTCCAATGGGCATAAAGAATTTTGTTTTCCGGCAGATCCCAATTTCTGACGCTCGTCATGGACGCTGTATAGTATTGCGTTCCCTCGCCATGAGCCTCGGTATAATAGCCGGCAAAGGTATATCCGATTCTGACGGGGGCCGCAGCATTGGGCATGGCCGATCCATAGGTGACCGTAGCGTTGTCGCTGCCGCCGGTTCCGCCCTGCTTGTCGAAAGTCACAATGTATTCATTGCCCGACCATTTCGCATGCAAAACAAGCGCCGCATCCGTGCTGTATTCCGCGTTCTCGGCATAATCCGTACCTGAACCGTCTGCGACAGTATTCCATCCGACAAAAGTGCAGCCGATCCTGGATAAATTTCCGGAATTGCTTCGCAGTGTCAGTTTTTCCCCTGAAATCTTGGTCTGATCATCCGGGGCCGAACCTGCTGTGGCACCGTTGGAGTGATAGCTGACACTATCGGCCTGTGCCGCTGTGAATTCCACCTGGTTTCCGTAGACCGTTCCGGCTGCATTGGCGGCAAAACCCTGAACATAGTGAATTGCGCCCGGAATCAATCCGATGATGTGGGCGGCAAAGCTTCCGGTGCTTGTGGTCGGCCCTTTGTTGTTGCAATACCCAGCGGCGCTGGGATTGGGCGTGGTTGCCCAGCACAGGCCATGGGCAGTTGGACTGGGTGAGCCCAGATCGCTGATAGTGCCGTGTCCAACAGCCGTAGTGGCCGAGATATCAGTTGCAGCCTGAGTGCTCAGCCCAGGCAAGCTCGGCGATGCGGCAGTTGTGAAACTGCGCTGCCGACCGTAGCTCGTTCCTGCGGCATTGGTGGCATAGGCCTGAACATAATAGGTCGTATCCGGAGCCAGACCGAGCATATCGATAGTGAAAGGACCGGTACTGGAAGTCGACCCTTTATCGACGTAATATCCGACACCGCATGGATCCGATGTGGGCGCCCAGCACAGCCCATGGGCTGTGGCGTTCGATGTGCCAAGGTTGACGATGGTACCGTGGCCCATGGCCGAGGCGGCTGAAATGTCGCTTACCTCCTGGGTGGTCACCTCGGGCGCACCGGCAATGAAGCTGACTTGCTGGCCGTAGCTGGTGCCTGCCCTGTTGGTGACATAAGCCCGCACATAATACGTCGTGCCCGAATTCAAGCCGGTGACGGCCGCGGTAAAGGCCCCGGTGGCCGTGGCCGGACCCAGATTGCGGCAATTGTCGTCATCGACATTGGGTGAGCCTGTCGTGTTCCAACAGACCCCATGGTCTCTCGGATCCGGAGTTCCCAGGCTGATGATGGTACCGTGACCCGTGGCCGTGGCGGCTGTAATGTCGCTTACGTCCTGGGTGGTCACCAAAGGGAAAACATCGGCCGTGGTAAAGCTGACCTGTTCACCGTAACAGACACCTGCTGCGTTGAGGGCATAGGCTCGCACATAATAGGTCGTACTCGAATCCAGGCCGGTGATATGTGTTGCAAAGGACCCGGTGGCATTGGCCGATCCTTCGTTGCTGCTGGAATCGGCCGTGGTTGGAAAGACCGTAGTTGCCCAACACACCCCATAGGCCGTTGGATCAGGAACGCCCAAGCTGGTGATGGTGCCGTGGCCCGTGGCCGTGTCGGCTGAAATGTCGCTTACGTCCTGAGTGGTCACCTCGGGCGCGTTATCAGGCGCACTCGTGGAAAAGACAACCTGTCGGCCGTAACCGGTGCCGACGCCATTGGAGCTGTAGGCCCGAACGTAATACGTTGTGCTGGGATTCAACCCCGTCATATTTACCGAAAAATCTCCAATGGAGGTTGCACCGCCATTGTCGACGTAAAAATCGGCCGTGGTCGGATCGGGAGAGACTGCCCAGCACACTCCGTGACCCGTTGGATAGGGAGCACCCAGATTGGCAATGGTTCCGTGGCCCGTGGCCGTGGTCTGAGTGATGCCGGTCACCTCCCGAGTGGCCACCGCGGATGCTCTTCGCAGATAGGGATATCCGGAATTGATATTTCCGACCATCCCCCAGATATTATTGAAATTCCAACCAACATCGGTGAAAGTGCTCTGTGTCTTCATTTCAATGGTGGTCTTGCCGATTCCTATTCCATTATCCGGGCCACCGGTCTGTATATCCCAGAACGAATCACTCACCGTGCCGCCAAGATTTTCGCCCACCAGGCCGCCGAATGGATTTGACCCGCTCACCGCGCCGGTGGCATAGGAATTGGTCAATGTGGGAGTACCAGAAAACATTATCCCCACCAGACCGCCGGTGGAATTGGATCCGCTTACCGCGCCCGTGGCGTAGGTATCGATCAATGTGGGAATACCATTATACGTCATCCCCACCAGACCGCCAACAAACCTCCCCGCTCCATTCACAACACAGTCGCTGAATGATTTTTTAATGATGTTTGTGACCTGAGATCCAATTCCCTGTACACACCCTCCCACCAGACCGCCGACCACTTCGGTTCCGCTCACCTGACCCCCGGCGGAACACGAGGTCACGGTACTTTCATTGCAAATACTTGCCGCCAATGAACCGACAGCATTCCGGCCGGTAATATCAACATCTCTTAGATGAACATTTCGGATCGCTGCGGAATTGAGTTCTGAGAACAGCCCTTGGCCGCCTTCAGCATCCGGCCGGTCAATGAACAAACGGCTGATTTC
Coding sequences within:
- a CDS encoding IPTL-CTERM sorting domain-containing protein, which gives rise to MERAFRLLFLTVFLLAGSDRASAWNVVEPTEGDGSQGNPYQIATLANLAWIAADSSRWNDHYIQTADIDATDTSNWNEGAGWTPIGTATTYFSGTYNGDKHIIDGLFINRPGSDFQGMFGHALGAVIKNLGLTNVDVAGGWIVGALVGKNYNSILENCRTTGAVNGISGVGGLAGFNHTGTIRTSYAGTETSGADSIGGLVGENQGGVEDCYAMGAVSGNDAVGGLVGRNIEIVTRSYAAGAVSGSSAVGGLVGINDVHSGTVSYSFYDRDVASQSDIGKGEPKNSAQMKTRTTFTDAGWDFVDIWGMFGVTNAGYPYLIKVSVPRPPIVTTQNATEIMSFAAEGHGSITELGVPRPTAHGVCWSTSQNPDTDDDCVDLGPSEATGAFNLTMTDLLPNTVYYARAFAANTQGTVYGEEISFRSKPASSRPGGSGTQDDPYLIGNLDELCWMALHPEECDKYYLQIDTVDASDTFNWYEGTGWMPILSFSGTYDGGGFEISRLFIDRPDAEGGQGLFSELNSAAIRNVHLRDVDITGRNAVGSLAASICNESTVTSCSAGGQVSGTEVVGGLVGGCVQGIGSQVTNIIKKSFSDCVVNGAGRFVGGLVGMTYNGIPTLIDTYATGAVSGSNSTGGLVGIMFSGTPTLTNSYATGAVSGSNPFGGLVGENLGGTVSDSFWDIQTGGPDNGIGIGKTTIEMKTQSTFTDVGWNFNNIWGMVGNINSGYPYLRRASAVATREVTGITQTTATGHGTIANLGAPYPTGHGVCWAVSPDPTTADFYVDNGGATSIGDFSVNMTGLNPSTTYYVRAYSSNGVGTGYGRQVVFSTSAPDNAPEVTTQDVSDISADTATGHGTITSLGVPDPTAYGVCWATTVFPTTADSSSNEGSANATGSFATHITGLDSSTTYYVRAYALNAAGVCYGEQVSFTTADVFPLVTTQDVSDITAATATGHGTIISLGTPDPRDHGVCWNTTGSPNVDDDNCRNLGPATATGAFTAAVTGLNSGTTYYVRAYVTNRAGTSYGQQVSFIAGAPEVTTQEVSDISAASAMGHGTIVNLGTSNATAHGLCWAPTSDPCGVGYYVDKGSTSSTGPFTIDMLGLAPDTTYYVQAYATNAAGTSYGRQRSFTTAASPSLPGLSTQAATDISATTAVGHGTISDLGSPSPTAHGLCWATTPNPSAAGYCNNKGPTTSTGSFAAHIIGLIPGAIHYVQGFAANAAGTVYGNQVEFTAAQADSVSYHSNGATAGSAPDDQTKISGEKLTLRSNSGNLSRIGCTFVGWNTVADGSGTDYAENAEYSTDAALVLHAKWSGNEYIVTFDKQGGTGGSDNATVTYGSAMPNAAAPVRIGYTFAGYYTEAHGEGTQYYTASMTSVRNWDLPENKILYAHWSTSVVVIFPQERVHAPDAVADQSIEVTADTGTSWTATTDSTWIILTNGTLGTGSGMIEYALASNNSIAPRMGTISIADKRFAVTQGTYQWSLVQGPGNGCQGLITGGPYFIHADSQSAVGNVPANTLFPWGLLNFTIHNVAHGGTVTVTISTPADIPVGSTFYKCSSGVYTPYQGVTGLDDGDNRFTLTLTDGGEGDQDGLENGEIVDPGGIGVHGAQPIPTLSEWGMIIMAVMMLSISAVMSRRRLRSM